A genomic window from Leptolyngbya sp. BL0902 includes:
- the tatC gene encoding twin-arginine translocase subunit TatC — protein MTPPTDLDTAIPQQSRLNGATAEADLDEAPYDVEMSLFDHLEELRMRIFYSLIAVLVGIVACFWQVNRIVSLLEIPAQGVKFLQLSPGEYFFVSLKVAGYSGLVIASPFILYQVVMFVLPGLTRRERRLVGPMVLGSSVLFFAGLFFAYFALIPAALNFFISYGADVVEQLWSIDRYFEFVLLLLFSTGLAFQIPVLQLLLGLLGIVNSKQMLSGWRYVLLGAAVLGAVLTPSTDPVTQSLLGGAVLFLYFGGIFLVKAIGR, from the coding sequence ATGACGCCGCCCACCGATCTTGACACCGCCATTCCCCAGCAAAGCCGCCTCAACGGGGCCACTGCTGAGGCTGACCTGGACGAAGCGCCCTACGATGTGGAAATGTCGCTGTTCGACCATTTGGAAGAACTGCGGATGCGGATTTTCTACTCGCTGATTGCGGTGCTGGTGGGCATTGTGGCTTGTTTCTGGCAGGTCAACCGCATCGTTAGCTTGCTGGAAATTCCTGCCCAGGGGGTTAAGTTTCTCCAGTTGTCGCCGGGGGAATATTTCTTCGTCTCCCTCAAGGTGGCGGGCTACAGCGGCCTAGTTATCGCCAGTCCCTTCATCCTCTACCAAGTGGTGATGTTTGTGCTGCCCGGTCTCACCCGTCGGGAACGCCGCCTTGTGGGGCCGATGGTGCTGGGTTCTAGCGTCCTGTTCTTTGCGGGATTGTTCTTCGCCTACTTCGCCCTCATTCCCGCCGCCCTCAACTTTTTCATCAGCTACGGGGCCGACGTGGTGGAGCAGCTATGGTCCATCGACCGCTATTTTGAATTTGTGCTGCTGCTGCTGTTTAGTACGGGGCTGGCGTTTCAAATTCCCGTTTTGCAACTGCTGCTGGGGCTGTTGGGCATTGTCAACTCGAAGCAAATGCTCTCTGGCTGGCGCTACGTACTGCTGGGGGCCGCTGTGCTGGGGGCCGTGCTCACGCCATCGACCGACCCCGTTACCCAAAGTTTGCTAGGCGGGGCCGTGCTGTTCCTCTACTTTGGCGGCATTTTCCTGGTCAAGGCCATTGGCCGCTAG
- a CDS encoding helix-turn-helix domain-containing protein, with translation MANLAPIQVEQLQRIGDYLRQVRQEQGLSLDILANQIFIRPALLQALETGREDQLPEPVFIQGFIRRYAEALGLDGKAISQEFVVTPPPMMTDSSAATPAMSYGVAAPAPVAKPAPQPQSTPAPTVVQTPAPATVEKPVVAPEPIPAPTPIPAPEPVPSAASMAAASQPAKAPTSTVQNAPLSTSLPPMAPLPDRRGGFPLWLLMVGAILLIGGGIGMVLGRGQAPQTAEAPTEEVTPAEPETPVIPEPEPEPEPVALEAPIVVAVQLTERSWLSVVADGRTVYEGTSESGYEETWTAQNSLVFTTGNAGGVSFSFNGEDPVVLGNSGAVRTLRLNPNSNAAELATP, from the coding sequence GTGGCAAACTTAGCGCCTATCCAGGTTGAGCAACTGCAACGCATCGGGGATTATCTCCGCCAAGTGCGGCAAGAGCAAGGACTGTCCCTAGACATCCTGGCTAACCAAATCTTCATTCGCCCCGCCCTGCTGCAAGCCCTGGAAACTGGGCGCGAGGATCAACTCCCAGAGCCCGTCTTTATCCAGGGCTTCATCCGTCGCTATGCCGAGGCGCTAGGGCTAGATGGCAAGGCCATTTCCCAGGAATTTGTGGTGACGCCGCCGCCCATGATGACGGACTCCAGTGCGGCCACTCCGGCGATGAGCTATGGTGTTGCGGCCCCTGCTCCGGTGGCCAAACCTGCGCCCCAGCCTCAGTCCACTCCGGCTCCCACGGTAGTGCAAACGCCCGCCCCCGCAACCGTCGAAAAGCCTGTTGTGGCCCCTGAGCCCATTCCTGCCCCTACCCCGATTCCTGCCCCTGAGCCTGTCCCCTCGGCAGCGTCCATGGCGGCGGCTTCCCAACCTGCTAAGGCTCCGACCTCCACGGTGCAAAACGCGCCTCTATCTACTTCCCTGCCACCGATGGCCCCGCTGCCGGATCGACGGGGCGGCTTTCCCCTCTGGCTGCTGATGGTGGGAGCCATTTTGCTGATTGGTGGCGGCATTGGCATGGTGTTGGGCCGAGGCCAAGCCCCCCAAACCGCTGAAGCGCCCACCGAGGAAGTCACGCCAGCGGAACCCGAAACCCCCGTGATTCCTGAGCCTGAACCTGAGCCTGAACCCGTGGCCCTAGAGGCTCCCATTGTGGTGGCGGTTCAACTCACTGAGCGCTCCTGGTTGAGTGTGGTGGCCGATGGTCGCACGGTCTACGAAGGCACCTCCGAGAGTGGCTATGAGGAAACCTGGACGGCCCAAAATTCCCTGGTCTTTACCACAGGCAATGCGGGCGGCGTGTCCTTCTCCTTTAACGGCGAGGATCCGGTGGTGCTGGGCAACTCTGGGGCGGTGCGTACCCTGCGGCTTAACCCCAATTCCAACGCCGCCGAACTCGCTACCCCCTAG